The Streptomyces sp. NBC_00162 genome window below encodes:
- a CDS encoding sensor histidine kinase: MQRLYDFLRRHPTGVDSFWAVLLFGVSMLNVVSETSIGGSMKLAAVPVVVALSTAVALRRRWTQAMFWLTLGAGVYQLALGIVAGFYDVAMFVILFTVAASEVPRWVSRTALGWGLAAAPLYFLRNGVDKGTNEVDTLLFALFMIVPFVLAWVMGDSLRTRRAYYAQLIERNQRLEKEREAQAKVAVAGERARIARELHDVVAHNVSVMVVQADGAAYVMDVAPEQAKEALQTISGTGRQALAEMRRLLGVLRTGEPQESEDYVPQPDVEQIEVLVEQVRAAGLAVDFEVEGAPRRLPSGVELTAYRIVQEALTNTRKHGGPDATASVRLVYFDDGLGLLVEDDGRGAAHELYEDGGADGAGHGLIGMRERIGMVGGTLDTGPRPGGGFRISALLPLKKS, from the coding sequence GTGCAGCGCCTCTACGACTTCCTCCGCAGACACCCGACGGGCGTCGACAGCTTCTGGGCTGTCCTCCTCTTCGGGGTCTCGATGCTGAACGTCGTGTCCGAGACCTCCATCGGCGGCTCCATGAAGCTGGCCGCCGTCCCCGTGGTGGTCGCGCTGAGCACGGCCGTGGCACTGCGGCGCAGGTGGACGCAGGCGATGTTCTGGCTGACCCTCGGAGCGGGGGTCTACCAGCTGGCCCTGGGCATCGTCGCGGGGTTCTACGACGTCGCCATGTTCGTGATCCTGTTCACCGTCGCCGCGAGCGAGGTCCCGCGCTGGGTCTCGCGCACCGCGCTGGGCTGGGGGCTGGCCGCCGCGCCGCTCTACTTCCTGCGGAACGGCGTGGACAAGGGCACGAACGAGGTCGACACCCTCCTCTTCGCCCTCTTCATGATCGTCCCGTTCGTCCTCGCCTGGGTGATGGGCGACTCCCTGCGCACCCGCCGGGCCTACTACGCCCAGCTCATCGAGCGGAACCAGCGGCTGGAGAAGGAGCGCGAGGCCCAGGCGAAGGTGGCCGTGGCCGGCGAGCGCGCCCGGATCGCCCGCGAGCTGCACGACGTCGTCGCGCACAACGTCTCGGTGATGGTGGTCCAGGCGGACGGGGCGGCGTACGTCATGGACGTGGCTCCCGAGCAGGCCAAGGAAGCCCTCCAGACCATCTCCGGCACCGGCCGCCAGGCCCTCGCCGAGATGCGCCGGCTGCTGGGCGTGCTGCGCACCGGTGAGCCGCAGGAGTCCGAGGACTACGTGCCCCAGCCGGACGTCGAGCAGATCGAGGTCCTGGTCGAGCAGGTACGGGCGGCGGGGCTGGCGGTGGACTTCGAGGTCGAGGGCGCGCCGCGGCGGCTGCCCAGCGGCGTCGAGCTGACCGCGTACCGGATCGTGCAGGAGGCGCTGACCAACACGCGCAAGCACGGGGGCCCCGACGCGACGGCGAGCGTCCGGCTGGTCTACTTCGACGACGGGCTCGGCCTGCTGGTCGAGGACGACGGGCGGGGCGCGGCACACGAGTTGTACGAGGACGGCGGCGCCGACGGCGCCGGGCACGGCCTGATCGGCATGCGCGAGCGGATCGGTATGGTCGGCGGAACCCTGGACACCGGGCCGCGGCCCGGCGGCGGCTTCCGGATCAGTGCGCTGCTTCCCCTGAAGAAGAGTTGA
- a CDS encoding M28 family metallopeptidase: MPSRRIAAATAALAAAALVSPLLLAGPAGATSPQSDAARGDALARKLVKDATGKGAYNHLKVLQSIADYNNGTRVAGSKGHVQSAKYIEAVMKAAGYEVTKNEFDFVYVETIAEKLTVNGANGRDVPIHLMTYTASTPAEGVTAQVAVAPVDADGTNGCEPGDFAAGAFTGKIALVKRGGCTFAVKQANAAAAGAVGAVIYNNTAGALNGTLGDANAGKVPTGGITQADGEKLAADAAAGPVEITLDIRQFRENRKTYNVVAETRGGDENNTVFLGAHLDSVAAGPGINDNGSGSAGILQVAQRLAGSQTKIKNKVKFAWWSAEEYGLLGSEAYVAGLTEEQKKQIKLYLNFDMIASPNSAYFVYDGDDSDGVGAGPGPEGSAQLEKGITDFLDSKSIPHAGTDFSGRSDYGPFIEVGIPSGGTFTGAEGIKTPEEAAKFGGQAGVAYDVNYHAKGDDITNIDQKALDINVDVIANAVGHYAFDLAPLSKPVVSVPTPGGSTGGGGLHEGHDEVTQ; encoded by the coding sequence ATGCCCTCACGCCGTATAGCCGCTGCGACCGCCGCCCTGGCGGCCGCGGCCCTCGTCTCCCCGCTGCTGCTCGCCGGGCCGGCCGGCGCCACGAGCCCGCAGAGTGACGCCGCACGCGGTGACGCGCTGGCCAGGAAGCTGGTCAAGGACGCGACCGGCAAGGGCGCGTACAACCACCTGAAGGTCCTGCAGTCGATCGCGGACTACAACAACGGCACGCGCGTGGCCGGTTCCAAGGGGCACGTGCAGTCGGCGAAGTACATCGAGGCCGTGATGAAGGCGGCCGGCTACGAGGTCACGAAGAACGAGTTCGACTTCGTGTACGTCGAGACCATCGCCGAGAAGCTGACGGTCAACGGCGCGAACGGGCGCGACGTCCCGATCCACCTGATGACCTACACGGCCAGCACCCCGGCCGAGGGCGTGACGGCCCAGGTCGCCGTCGCGCCGGTCGACGCGGACGGTACGAACGGCTGCGAGCCCGGAGACTTCGCCGCCGGCGCCTTCACCGGCAAGATCGCCCTGGTCAAGCGCGGCGGCTGCACCTTCGCCGTCAAGCAGGCCAACGCGGCGGCGGCCGGCGCGGTCGGCGCGGTCATCTACAACAACACCGCGGGGGCCCTGAACGGCACCCTCGGCGACGCGAACGCGGGCAAGGTCCCGACCGGCGGCATCACCCAGGCCGACGGCGAGAAGCTCGCCGCCGACGCCGCGGCCGGTCCGGTCGAGATCACCCTCGACATCCGCCAGTTCCGCGAGAACCGCAAGACGTACAACGTGGTCGCGGAGACCCGCGGCGGCGACGAGAACAACACCGTCTTCCTCGGCGCGCACCTCGACTCGGTCGCGGCGGGCCCGGGCATCAACGACAACGGCTCCGGCTCGGCCGGCATCCTCCAGGTCGCGCAGCGCCTCGCCGGCAGCCAGACGAAGATCAAGAACAAGGTCAAGTTCGCCTGGTGGTCTGCGGAGGAGTACGGCCTGCTCGGCTCCGAGGCGTACGTCGCGGGGCTGACGGAGGAGCAGAAGAAGCAGATCAAGCTCTACCTGAACTTCGACATGATCGCCTCGCCGAACTCCGCGTACTTCGTCTACGACGGCGACGACTCGGACGGCGTGGGCGCGGGCCCCGGCCCGGAGGGCTCCGCCCAGCTGGAGAAGGGGATCACCGACTTCCTCGACTCCAAGAGCATCCCGCACGCGGGCACGGACTTCTCCGGCCGCTCGGACTACGGCCCGTTCATCGAGGTCGGCATCCCGTCCGGCGGTACGTTCACGGGCGCCGAGGGCATCAAGACGCCCGAGGAAGCCGCGAAGTTCGGCGGCCAGGCGGGTGTCGCCTACGACGTGAACTACCACGCCAAGGGTGACGACATCACGAACATCGACCAGAAGGCGCTCGACATCAACGTCGACGTCATCGCGAACGCGGTCGGCCACTACGCCTTCGACCTGGCCCCGCTCTCGAAGCCGGTCGTCTCCGTGCCGACGCCCGGCGGCAGCACGGGCGGCGGCGGCCTGCACGAGGGCCACGACGAGGTCACTCAGTAG
- a CDS encoding ABC transporter permease, protein MAGQNCLVANDWICWEYVSSRSQELTDATLEHVWITGVSVLIGIAVSLPLALLARRGRRWAAPVLAFTTLLYTVPSLAMFSLLLPVFGLSASLVVTGLVLYSLTILVRNVLAGLEAVPEEVREAARGMGYGPGRLLWQVELPLALPALLAGVRIATVSTVALTTVGSIVGKGGLGNLIAPAVNSSFKAQVLTASVLCVLLALVADLLLLGVQRLLTPWTRTAPAPRSVRSVRSGRSARSVKEA, encoded by the coding sequence ATGGCCGGGCAGAACTGCCTGGTGGCGAACGACTGGATCTGCTGGGAGTACGTCTCCTCCCGCTCCCAGGAGCTCACCGACGCCACCCTCGAACATGTCTGGATCACAGGCGTGTCGGTGCTCATCGGCATCGCCGTGTCCCTTCCGCTCGCCCTGCTGGCCCGCCGCGGCCGGCGCTGGGCGGCGCCCGTGCTCGCCTTCACCACCCTGCTCTACACGGTCCCCTCGCTCGCCATGTTCTCCCTGCTGCTGCCCGTGTTCGGGCTCTCGGCATCGCTGGTGGTGACCGGTCTGGTGCTGTACTCGCTGACCATCCTGGTCCGCAACGTGCTGGCCGGCCTGGAAGCCGTCCCCGAGGAGGTACGGGAGGCCGCGCGCGGCATGGGGTACGGCCCCGGGCGGCTGCTGTGGCAGGTCGAACTGCCGCTGGCGCTGCCCGCGCTGCTCGCCGGGGTCCGGATCGCGACCGTCTCCACGGTCGCGCTGACCACGGTGGGCTCCATCGTCGGCAAGGGCGGCCTCGGCAATCTCATCGCCCCGGCCGTGAACAGCTCCTTCAAGGCCCAGGTGCTCACCGCCTCGGTGCTGTGCGTGCTGCTCGCGCTCGTGGCCGACCTGCTGCTGCTCGGCGTACAGCGGCTGCTCACGCCGTGGACCCGTACCGCACCTGCCCCCCGATCCGTCCGATCCGTCCGATCCGGCCGGTCCGCCCGGTCCGTGAAGGAGGCCTGA
- a CDS encoding ABC transporter substrate-binding protein produces MSKTTRVLGASLGGLALTVSLAACGGDSLEKSKDGDSGSAASSSGGGKGALVIGAAGFTESNVLAELYAQVLKDAGYSTSIKTVNNRELYEPSLEKGEIDVVPEYAATLAEFLNAKVNGPKAPEEKPVASSDVAATVAGLEKLAAPLGLKALPAGGAVDQNAFAVTKEFAQKNNLKSLSDLGKSGLKVKIAAGDECAVRPFCAPGLTKTYGIQVSGIDPKGVGTPQAKQAVKDGADQLVLTTTTDATLDSYGLVLLEDDKKLQNADNVLPVVNAKDAGAPEVAAALDKLTKALTTADLVDLNRKVDAERAKPADVAKAYLESKGLLTK; encoded by the coding sequence ATGAGCAAGACCACGCGCGTCCTCGGCGCGTCCCTGGGCGGCCTCGCCCTGACGGTGTCGCTGGCCGCGTGCGGCGGCGACAGCCTGGAGAAGAGCAAGGACGGCGACTCGGGCTCCGCCGCGTCCTCCTCCGGGGGCGGCAAGGGTGCCCTGGTGATCGGCGCGGCCGGGTTCACCGAGTCCAACGTGCTGGCCGAGCTGTACGCGCAGGTCCTCAAGGACGCGGGTTACAGCACGTCGATCAAGACGGTCAACAACCGCGAGCTGTACGAACCGTCGCTGGAGAAGGGCGAGATCGACGTCGTCCCGGAGTACGCGGCCACCCTCGCGGAGTTCCTGAACGCCAAGGTGAACGGCCCCAAGGCGCCGGAGGAGAAGCCGGTCGCCTCGAGCGACGTGGCGGCGACGGTGGCGGGCCTGGAGAAGCTCGCGGCGCCGCTCGGCCTGAAGGCGCTGCCCGCCGGCGGGGCGGTCGACCAGAACGCCTTCGCGGTGACCAAGGAATTCGCCCAGAAGAACAACCTGAAGTCGCTTTCCGATCTTGGGAAGTCCGGACTGAAGGTGAAGATCGCGGCGGGTGACGAATGCGCCGTCCGCCCCTTCTGCGCTCCCGGACTGACGAAGACTTACGGAATCCAGGTTTCCGGTATTGACCCCAAGGGCGTCGGCACCCCGCAGGCCAAGCAGGCGGTGAAGGACGGCGCGGACCAGCTGGTGCTGACCACCACCACCGACGCCACGCTCGACAGCTACGGCCTGGTCCTGCTCGAGGACGACAAGAAGCTCCAGAACGCCGACAACGTGCTTCCCGTGGTCAACGCCAAGGACGCGGGCGCCCCCGAGGTCGCGGCCGCGCTCGACAAGCTGACCAAGGCGCTCACGACGGCCGACCTCGTCGACCTGAACCGCAAGGTGGACGCCGAGCGCGCCAAGCCGGCGGACGTCGCCAAGGCCTACCTGGAGTCCAAGGGCCTTCTCACCAAGTAG
- a CDS encoding response regulator transcription factor — translation MSIRVMLVDDQMLLRTGFRMVLAAQPDMEVVAEAGDGLEALEVLRATKVDVVLMDVRMPRLDGVEATRRICEPEEHPKVIILTTFDLDEYAFSGLKAGASGFMLKDVPPAELLAAIRSVHSGDAVVAPSTTRRLLDRFAPMLPSTTQEPQNKEIERLTEREREVMLLVAQGLSNGEIAARLVLSEATVKTHVGRILTKLSLRDRVQVVVLAYETGLVRAGGGSA, via the coding sequence ATGTCCATCCGAGTGATGCTGGTCGACGACCAGATGCTGCTGCGCACCGGCTTCCGGATGGTGCTCGCCGCCCAGCCGGACATGGAGGTCGTCGCCGAGGCGGGCGACGGCCTGGAGGCGCTGGAGGTGCTGCGGGCCACGAAGGTGGACGTGGTGCTGATGGACGTGCGCATGCCGAGGCTCGACGGGGTCGAGGCGACGCGGCGGATCTGTGAGCCGGAGGAGCACCCGAAGGTCATCATCCTGACCACCTTCGACCTGGACGAGTACGCGTTCTCCGGGCTGAAGGCGGGCGCGAGCGGCTTCATGCTGAAGGACGTGCCCCCGGCCGAGCTGCTGGCGGCGATCCGCTCGGTGCACAGCGGCGACGCGGTGGTCGCTCCGTCCACGACGCGGCGGCTGCTGGACCGTTTCGCCCCGATGCTGCCGTCGACCACGCAGGAGCCGCAGAACAAGGAGATCGAGCGGCTGACGGAGCGCGAGCGCGAGGTCATGCTGCTGGTGGCCCAGGGCCTGTCGAACGGCGAGATCGCGGCCCGGCTGGTCCTGTCGGAGGCGACGGTCAAGACCCACGTGGGCCGCATCCTGACGAAGCTGAGCCTGCGCGACCGGGTCCAGGTGGTGGTCCTGGCATACGAGACGGGCCTGGTCCGCGCGGGCGGCGGTTCCGCCTGA
- a CDS encoding arylamine N-acetyltransferase family protein — translation MTTGIFADYLRRLGITGPHTPSVEGLFALQRAHLERVPYENIDIQLGRPPGIDPELSARRFGAGRGGYCFHLNGGFGALLDSLGYDVTRHVGGVYEEPDAREVNGNHLTLTVRIDGEAYFVDAGLGDGPHEPLPLREGSYEQGGFLYRLTRLEGAEQGWTLHNTGGPFPVMNFRTAPAVMADFAQEHARLSTAPDSSFIRTLSLLRRDATGIDLLRGRVLSRIDPHKGPVDRELGGPEEFFDVLAGVFGRELDDLTPVDRAALWDRVNQAHEAWLASRPA, via the coding sequence ATGACCACTGGCATATTCGCCGACTATCTGCGACGGCTCGGCATCACCGGACCCCACACCCCGTCCGTCGAGGGGCTCTTCGCCCTCCAGCGCGCCCACCTCGAGCGCGTCCCGTACGAGAACATCGACATCCAGCTGGGCCGGCCGCCCGGCATCGATCCCGAGCTGTCGGCCCGCCGCTTCGGCGCCGGGAGGGGCGGCTACTGCTTCCACCTCAATGGCGGTTTCGGCGCGCTGCTCGACTCGCTCGGCTACGACGTCACCCGCCACGTCGGCGGGGTGTACGAGGAGCCCGACGCGCGGGAGGTCAACGGCAACCACCTGACGCTGACCGTACGCATCGACGGCGAGGCCTACTTCGTCGACGCCGGACTCGGTGACGGCCCGCACGAACCGCTGCCGCTGCGCGAGGGCAGCTACGAACAGGGCGGGTTCCTCTACCGTCTGACGCGGCTCGAGGGCGCCGAGCAGGGCTGGACCCTCCACAACACCGGCGGCCCGTTCCCCGTCATGAACTTCCGCACCGCCCCGGCGGTGATGGCCGACTTCGCCCAGGAGCACGCGCGGCTGTCGACCGCGCCGGACTCCTCGTTCATACGGACCCTGTCGCTGCTGCGCCGCGACGCGACGGGCATAGACCTGCTGCGGGGCCGGGTGCTGAGCCGCATCGACCCCCACAAGGGACCCGTCGACCGGGAACTGGGCGGCCCCGAGGAGTTCTTCGACGTGCTGGCGGGGGTCTTCGGACGGGAGCTCGACGATCTGACCCCGGTGGACCGGGCCGCGCTGTGGGACCGCGTGAACCAGGCCCACGAGGCATGGCTGGCGTCCCGGCCGGCCTGA
- a CDS encoding NADH-quinone oxidoreductase subunit D, whose product MTETTVGIGGAAESTDMVLNIGPQHPSTHGVLRLRLVLDGERIVSAEPVVGYMHRGAEKLFEARDYRQIVMLANRHDWLSAFSNELGVVMAVERMLGMEVPERAVWMRTLLAELNRVLNHLMFLGSYPLELGGITPIFHAFREREELQAVMEEISGGRMHYMFNRVGGLKEDLPAGWLGRAREAIADVRTRMDVYDKLVRGNEIFRGRTRGVGVLSAEAVHAYGVSGPIARASGVDFDLRRDEPYLAYGELQDVLKVVTRTEGDCLARFEVLLDQTHNALDLAVACLDRMAELPPGPVNQRLPKVLKAPEGHTYAWTENPLGINGYYLVSKGEKTPYRLKLRSASYNNIQALAVLLPGQLVADMVAILGSLFFVVGDIDK is encoded by the coding sequence ATGACGGAGACCACGGTCGGCATCGGCGGGGCGGCGGAGAGCACCGACATGGTGCTCAACATCGGCCCCCAGCACCCTTCCACGCACGGCGTGCTGCGCCTGCGCCTCGTCCTGGACGGCGAGCGGATCGTCAGCGCCGAGCCGGTGGTCGGCTACATGCACCGCGGCGCCGAGAAGCTGTTCGAGGCCCGCGACTACCGGCAGATCGTGATGCTCGCGAACCGCCACGACTGGCTGTCCGCGTTCTCGAACGAGCTCGGCGTGGTCATGGCGGTCGAGCGGATGCTCGGCATGGAGGTCCCCGAGCGGGCCGTGTGGATGCGGACGCTGCTCGCCGAGCTGAACCGGGTGCTGAACCACCTGATGTTCCTCGGCTCGTACCCGCTCGAACTGGGCGGGATCACCCCGATCTTCCACGCGTTCCGCGAGCGCGAAGAGCTCCAGGCCGTCATGGAGGAGATCTCCGGCGGCCGCATGCACTACATGTTCAACCGCGTCGGCGGCCTCAAGGAGGACCTCCCGGCCGGCTGGCTCGGCCGGGCCCGCGAGGCCATCGCCGACGTCCGCACCCGCATGGACGTCTACGACAAGCTCGTCCGCGGCAACGAGATCTTCCGCGGCCGCACCCGCGGCGTCGGCGTCCTGTCCGCCGAGGCGGTGCACGCGTACGGGGTCTCCGGCCCCATCGCCCGCGCCTCCGGCGTCGACTTCGACCTGCGCCGCGACGAGCCGTACCTCGCCTACGGCGAGCTCCAGGACGTCCTCAAGGTGGTCACCCGCACCGAGGGCGACTGCCTGGCCCGCTTCGAGGTCCTGCTGGACCAGACCCACAACGCGCTCGACCTCGCCGTGGCCTGCCTGGACCGGATGGCCGAGCTCCCGCCGGGCCCGGTCAACCAGCGCCTGCCCAAGGTCCTGAAGGCCCCCGAGGGCCACACGTACGCCTGGACCGAGAACCCCCTCGGCATCAACGGCTACTACCTCGTCTCCAAGGGCGAGAAGACCCCGTACCGGCTGAAGCTGCGCAGCGCCTCGTACAACAACATCCAGGCCCTCGCCGTGCTCCTGCCCGGGCAGCTGGTCGCGGACATGGTGGCGATCCTGGGCTCGCTGTTCTTCGTGGTCGGAGACATCGACAAGTAG
- a CDS encoding PH domain-containing protein yields the protein MTEPVSSPEQRLHPFTPLRRAWVPIAATVGVVLQQGEKAQAWIADQPAVLRILALAALVLVFGLYGFLSWWFTHYSVTDTELRIRTGLLFRRAAHIRLDRIQAVDVTRPLLARLVGVAKLRLDVIGTEDKDELAFLSEKEAVALRAELLARAAGFAPEEAVRLGEAPERELLGVRPRDLAVSLLLSLGVWAALAGGLVAPVVVWWLSSNPWAAVVTLLPMLGAVWAGSAGRFLAEYDWRVAESPDGLRLDHGLLDRAHETVPPGRVQTVRIVEPLLWRRRDWVRVELAVAGSKNEVLVPVASRAAAHAVIARVLPGVDLAALSFTGSPGAGSRWVVPVWWKGYALAVSPDVFAARHGRLCRRTEIVPHAKVQSVRLTQGPWERARGVADVHVDTGANGTVTARLRAAAEAAELLRAQAARSHTSRATARPDRWMTAPETEAGA from the coding sequence GTGACCGAGCCCGTGTCCAGCCCCGAGCAGCGGCTGCACCCCTTCACCCCGCTGCGCCGCGCGTGGGTGCCGATCGCGGCGACCGTCGGCGTGGTCCTCCAGCAGGGCGAGAAGGCACAGGCATGGATAGCGGACCAGCCCGCCGTGCTGCGGATCCTGGCGCTGGCGGCCCTGGTCCTGGTCTTCGGCCTGTACGGGTTCCTGAGCTGGTGGTTCACGCACTACTCCGTGACCGACACGGAGCTGCGCATCCGCACCGGACTGCTGTTCCGGCGCGCCGCGCACATCCGCCTAGACCGGATCCAGGCGGTCGACGTCACCCGGCCGCTGCTGGCCCGCCTCGTGGGGGTCGCGAAACTCCGCCTCGACGTCATCGGCACCGAGGACAAGGACGAGCTGGCCTTCCTCTCCGAGAAGGAGGCCGTGGCCCTGCGTGCCGAGCTCCTGGCCCGGGCGGCCGGGTTCGCCCCCGAGGAGGCGGTGCGCCTGGGCGAGGCCCCCGAGCGCGAGCTGCTGGGCGTGCGCCCGCGCGATCTCGCCGTGTCGCTGCTGCTGAGCCTCGGCGTCTGGGCGGCGCTGGCTGGCGGGCTCGTCGCGCCGGTGGTGGTGTGGTGGCTCAGCTCCAACCCGTGGGCGGCCGTCGTCACACTGCTCCCGATGCTCGGCGCGGTCTGGGCCGGCAGCGCGGGCCGGTTCCTCGCCGAGTACGACTGGCGGGTCGCCGAGTCCCCGGACGGACTGCGCCTGGACCACGGACTGCTGGACCGGGCCCACGAGACCGTGCCGCCGGGTCGTGTGCAGACCGTACGGATCGTGGAGCCGCTGCTGTGGCGGCGGCGCGACTGGGTCCGCGTGGAGCTGGCCGTGGCGGGCTCGAAGAACGAGGTCCTGGTCCCGGTGGCGTCGCGGGCCGCCGCGCACGCCGTGATCGCCCGGGTGCTGCCGGGGGTGGACCTGGCGGCCCTGTCGTTCACCGGTTCCCCGGGGGCCGGTTCGCGCTGGGTGGTCCCGGTGTGGTGGAAGGGCTACGCCCTGGCCGTCTCCCCGGACGTGTTCGCCGCCCGGCACGGCCGCCTGTGCCGCCGTACGGAGATCGTCCCGCACGCCAAGGTGCAGAGCGTCCGCCTCACCCAGGGCCCCTGGGAGCGGGCCCGCGGGGTGGCCGACGTGCACGTGGACACCGGCGCGAACGGCACGGTCACCGCCCGGCTGCGGGCGGCGGCCGAGGCCGCCGAGCTGCTGCGCGCCCAGGCGGCCCGCTCGCACACCTCGCGCGCCACGGCCCGTCCGGACCGGTGGATGACGGCGCCGGAAACCGAAGCCGGGGCGTAG
- a CDS encoding PH domain-containing protein, producing METGTTGETREPEWVGLPGGLLALRRMLLVLWSVVAAVATGVVLGLSVGPVWALLGVVWLLVLAWGWVLIGRNWRSWRYAERADDLLISRGVLWREQTVVPYGRMQLVEVTSGPVERRFGLASVQLHTAAAATDAKIPGLVPAEAERLRDRLTELGQARSAGL from the coding sequence ATGGAAACGGGGACGACGGGTGAGACGCGGGAGCCCGAGTGGGTGGGTCTGCCGGGCGGGCTGCTCGCGCTGCGCCGCATGCTGCTGGTGCTCTGGTCGGTGGTCGCGGCGGTGGCGACCGGGGTCGTCCTGGGCCTGTCCGTCGGCCCGGTCTGGGCGCTCCTGGGGGTGGTCTGGCTCCTCGTCCTGGCCTGGGGCTGGGTGCTGATCGGCCGGAACTGGCGGTCCTGGCGGTACGCCGAACGCGCGGACGACCTGCTGATCAGCCGGGGCGTGCTGTGGCGGGAGCAGACCGTGGTCCCGTACGGGCGGATGCAGCTGGTCGAGGTGACCTCGGGCCCGGTGGAGCGGCGCTTCGGGCTGGCCTCCGTACAACTGCACACGGCGGCTGCCGCGACGGACGCCAAGATCCCGGGCCTGGTGCCGGCCGAGGCGGAGCGGCTGCGCGACCGGCTGACCGAGCTCGGCCAGGCAAGGTCGGCCGGCCTGTGA
- a CDS encoding SAM-dependent methyltransferase has product MSTQGGYATPVRWGSAMENALYGPGGFYVRPDGPGPAGHFRTSVHASGLYAGAVARLLRWVDAQLGHPAELDLVDVGAGRAELLAGVLAALPAEVAARVRPYAVERAERPPGLDARICWVAAPPERTTGLLFANEWLDNVPLDVAEDGRYVLVAPDGTESPGGPLDGADLAWLERWWPGGGRAEIGRARDEAWATAVASLERGLAVAVDYAHTRDARPPYGTLTGFRGGREVPPVPDGSCDVTAHVALDACAGPDSVLLTQREALTALGVSGARPPLSLASTDPAGYVRGLASAGEAAELTSRTGLGAFGWLVQPVGIPAWTGEDA; this is encoded by the coding sequence ATGAGCACCCAGGGTGGATACGCGACTCCGGTCCGGTGGGGCAGCGCGATGGAAAACGCGCTGTACGGGCCCGGCGGCTTCTACGTGCGGCCGGACGGGCCCGGCCCCGCCGGGCACTTCCGCACCTCCGTGCACGCCTCGGGGCTGTACGCGGGTGCCGTGGCCCGGCTGCTGCGGTGGGTCGACGCGCAGCTCGGCCACCCGGCGGAACTGGACCTGGTCGACGTGGGCGCCGGGCGGGCCGAGCTGCTGGCCGGGGTGCTCGCCGCGCTGCCGGCCGAGGTGGCCGCGCGGGTGCGTCCGTACGCCGTGGAGCGCGCGGAGCGGCCCCCGGGGCTCGATGCGCGGATCTGCTGGGTTGCGGCGCCACCCGAACGGACGACGGGGCTGCTCTTCGCCAACGAATGGCTGGACAACGTGCCCCTCGACGTCGCGGAGGACGGGCGGTACGTCCTGGTCGCGCCGGACGGTACGGAGAGCCCCGGCGGCCCGCTGGACGGCGCGGACCTGGCCTGGCTGGAGCGGTGGTGGCCCGGCGGCGGCCGCGCCGAGATCGGCCGGGCCCGCGACGAGGCCTGGGCGACGGCGGTGGCGAGCCTGGAGCGGGGCCTGGCGGTGGCGGTGGACTACGCCCACACCCGGGACGCGAGGCCCCCGTACGGCACGCTGACGGGCTTCCGCGGGGGCCGGGAGGTCCCGCCGGTCCCGGACGGCAGCTGCGATGTCACCGCCCACGTGGCACTGGACGCGTGCGCGGGCCCGGACTCGGTGCTGCTGACCCAGCGCGAGGCGCTGACCGCCCTCGGCGTCTCGGGCGCCCGCCCCCCGCTGTCCCTGGCCTCCACGGACCCGGCGGGCTACGTCCGCGGCCTCGCCTCCGCGGGAGAAGCGGCGGAACTGACCTCGCGCACGGGCCTGGGCGCCTTCGGCTGGCTCGTCCAGCCGGTCGGCATCCCGGCCTGGACCGGCGAGGACGCGTAG
- a CDS encoding ABC transporter permease translates to MGVLGEAGGWLANGANWSGESGVWHRLGEHVYVSGIALAIACALALPVGLFLGHLGKGGALAVNVSNIGRAVPVFAVLALFMVSPLRNAGYLPTIAALVLFAIPPLLTNAYVGMREVDRSVVEAARGMGMSGGQLFFRVELPLARRLVMTGLRSGAVQVIATATIAAMVGQGGLGRIITAGFNTYNTAQVVAGALLVAALALLVEGVLVAADRLLPRPADAPSG, encoded by the coding sequence ATGGGCGTACTGGGAGAGGCCGGGGGCTGGCTGGCGAACGGCGCCAACTGGTCGGGGGAGAGCGGTGTCTGGCACCGGCTGGGCGAGCACGTCTACGTCAGCGGGATCGCCCTCGCGATCGCCTGCGCGCTGGCACTGCCCGTCGGGCTGTTCCTCGGCCACCTCGGCAAGGGCGGCGCCCTGGCCGTCAACGTCTCCAACATCGGCCGCGCCGTGCCCGTCTTCGCGGTGCTGGCCCTGTTCATGGTCTCTCCGCTGCGCAACGCGGGCTATCTGCCCACCATCGCCGCGCTCGTGCTGTTCGCCATACCGCCGCTGCTGACGAACGCGTACGTCGGCATGCGCGAGGTGGACCGCTCGGTGGTGGAGGCCGCCCGGGGCATGGGCATGTCCGGCGGCCAGCTCTTCTTCCGGGTGGAGCTGCCGCTCGCCCGCCGCCTGGTCATGACCGGCCTGCGCTCGGGCGCCGTCCAGGTCATCGCCACGGCCACGATCGCGGCGATGGTCGGCCAGGGCGGTCTCGGCCGGATCATCACCGCCGGGTTCAACACCTACAACACCGCGCAGGTCGTCGCCGGCGCCCTGCTGGTGGCGGCGCTGGCCCTGCTGGTGGAGGGCGTCCTGGTGGCGGCGGACCGGCTGCTGCCGCGACCGGCGGACGCGCCGTCCGGCTGA